One region of Novipirellula artificiosorum genomic DNA includes:
- a CDS encoding IS66 family transposase, translating to MAAPEKQDDLQSVLRFNAELVETVEQLQKTNQQLRDELDLYRRKLFGQSSERHVEDDSQLHLFDVAEPVSAEDEDDELDPPEPRKKRRRKKKSEKLPAHLKRKIIEADVSPQERMCSCCGECIASAESGVVC from the coding sequence ATGGCTGCACCGGAGAAACAAGACGACTTGCAAAGCGTGTTGAGGTTCAACGCCGAGCTTGTCGAAACGGTTGAGCAGTTACAAAAAACCAATCAGCAACTTCGCGACGAACTGGATCTCTACCGCCGCAAATTGTTCGGACAATCTTCCGAGCGGCACGTCGAAGACGACTCGCAGTTGCACCTGTTCGATGTCGCCGAACCGGTAAGTGCAGAAGACGAAGATGACGAGCTCGATCCTCCGGAGCCTCGCAAGAAGCGGCGACGCAAGAAAAAGTCCGAGAAGCTACCGGCTCATCTGAAACGCAAGATCATCGAAGCGGACGTCTCGCCTCAAGAGCGAATGTGTTCTTGCTGTGGCGAATGTATTGCCTCAGCTGAATCTGGAGTTGTCTGCTGA
- a CDS encoding transposase has product MTRSRRTFTAQEKLTAVRRYLIDRVPVSDLCDELGLQPTHIYQWQKQLFENGESAFTKPNRKSKTGDAKDKIIEALESKIQLKNEVVAELLQEHVQLKKELGEP; this is encoded by the coding sequence ATGACACGATCTCGACGAACGTTCACTGCCCAAGAAAAACTGACTGCCGTCCGACGATATTTGATTGATAGGGTTCCTGTTTCGGACCTTTGCGATGAACTTGGCTTGCAGCCGACGCATATTTACCAGTGGCAAAAACAGCTCTTTGAAAATGGCGAGTCGGCGTTCACCAAGCCGAACCGAAAATCCAAGACCGGTGATGCCAAAGACAAAATAATTGAAGCTCTGGAATCCAAAATTCAGCTCAAAAACGAAGTTGTAGCTGAACTCCTTCAGGAACACGTTCAGCTAAAAAAAGAACTTGGGGAGCCCTGA
- the tnpC gene encoding IS66 family transposase, translating into MPIIGTDISERLDLIPAELFVWEIHRHKRACGRCKESIAQVPAGEEPGGLTTPIPGSDYGFGVYTQIIVNKFADHLPLYRGEDIFARAGMLIPRNTQFGMLANIAALVSPLIALMKARIVSASILGVDDTSVRMQDPALPGKMRTARFWLYRGREDHPYNVFDFTESRGRDGPAAFLSDFCGHAVVDAYGVHNGVYLGAQDQIFAACCNCHARRKFVEAKPNDPVAAARAMATYRGLYDVEDRVKECSADERLELRQRESVPLMNELHDWLIEKSNDPRVLPKSSLGKAVRYALNQWDELSVFLGDGAIPFDNNETENELRSLTIGRQNGLFVGSHRGGEVAAAMHSMVSSAARHHLDVWAYVDDCLRQLASGSTDYENLLPDVWRASHPESIRVYRDAEKKSRRLTTQQRRIRRREARVA; encoded by the coding sequence ATGCCCATCATTGGCACGGACATCAGCGAGCGGCTGGATCTGATTCCCGCCGAACTCTTCGTTTGGGAAATCCATCGTCACAAGCGTGCCTGTGGCAGATGCAAAGAATCCATCGCGCAAGTGCCTGCCGGCGAGGAGCCTGGCGGACTAACGACTCCGATCCCCGGTAGCGATTACGGCTTCGGCGTTTACACTCAAATCATTGTGAACAAATTCGCCGACCACCTGCCGCTTTATCGCGGCGAAGACATCTTCGCCCGCGCCGGGATGCTCATCCCACGCAACACCCAGTTCGGGATGCTGGCGAACATTGCAGCGCTGGTCAGTCCTCTGATCGCGTTGATGAAAGCACGAATCGTCTCTGCCAGCATTCTTGGCGTCGACGACACGTCGGTGCGAATGCAAGACCCGGCACTGCCCGGCAAGATGCGGACGGCACGCTTTTGGCTCTACCGCGGCCGTGAAGATCATCCTTACAACGTCTTCGACTTTACCGAGAGTCGAGGGCGAGACGGACCGGCAGCGTTCTTGAGCGATTTTTGCGGCCATGCGGTGGTCGATGCTTATGGGGTTCACAACGGAGTTTACTTGGGAGCACAGGATCAAATCTTTGCCGCGTGCTGTAACTGTCACGCGCGCCGAAAGTTCGTCGAGGCAAAACCGAACGATCCGGTTGCCGCTGCGCGAGCGATGGCGACGTACCGAGGACTTTATGATGTCGAAGACCGTGTGAAGGAGTGCTCAGCCGATGAACGCCTTGAACTACGTCAGCGGGAGTCGGTCCCGCTGATGAATGAGCTTCATGATTGGCTGATCGAAAAGAGCAACGATCCGCGCGTGCTGCCGAAGAGTTCACTGGGCAAAGCGGTTCGTTACGCTCTGAATCAGTGGGACGAACTGTCGGTGTTTCTTGGCGACGGAGCAATACCGTTTGACAACAATGAAACGGAGAACGAGCTTCGCAGCCTGACGATCGGCAGACAGAACGGGTTGTTCGTCGGCTCACATCGTGGAGGCGAAGTGGCCGCGGCGATGCACAGCATGGTCTCTTCGGCGGCGCGTCACCACTTGGATGTTTGGGCTTACGTCGATGATTGCCTCCGTCAGCTTGCCAGCGGCAGCACGGACTACGAAAATCTCCTTCCGGACGTCTGGCGAGCCTCGCATCCGGAATCGATTCGTGTGTATCGCGATGCCGAGAAGAAGTCGCGACGGCTGACGACTCAGCAACGTCGCATTCGTCGGCGTGAAGCGAGGGTGGCGTGA
- a CDS encoding glycosyltransferase → MPARNEELHLESCLASLHAQAEELKNLVAVSLVVVDNSSTDATVKIARRCKATVVNVLPGNPGRARNAGAAEFNADVVAFVDADCVLPRGWLRQMLKHLAESTVVAVGAIQGPASPDAPWVERVWVEMIAPSVKASSDRVLWLPAFNLAVRKSVFDDLGGFDESLATCEDSDLSYRLAIRGELRRDNDFSVRHLGESKTIVEFFQREMWRSQGNFRSAWKRGTTVGECVSLFLPLSYTLVVALAVFLLMISIVVGGFRSWVIFATIGIGVTILPLAIALVKRRRFGKILPAAVLVATYLLARGLGPLVPSRRVPRSGLTSS, encoded by the coding sequence GTGCCAGCGAGAAATGAAGAGTTGCATCTGGAGTCATGCTTAGCTTCCCTACATGCTCAGGCCGAAGAACTCAAGAATTTGGTTGCCGTTTCGCTGGTGGTGGTTGACAACTCATCCACGGATGCGACCGTCAAAATCGCTCGTCGCTGCAAAGCGACGGTGGTCAATGTGCTTCCCGGAAATCCCGGCCGGGCTCGCAATGCAGGCGCCGCTGAGTTCAACGCGGATGTGGTTGCGTTTGTTGATGCTGACTGCGTCTTACCGCGTGGATGGCTTCGTCAAATGCTGAAACACTTGGCCGAGTCCACCGTCGTTGCCGTTGGAGCAATTCAAGGCCCGGCTTCACCGGACGCACCCTGGGTCGAGCGAGTCTGGGTCGAAATGATTGCTCCCTCAGTGAAGGCTAGTTCGGATCGGGTTCTTTGGTTACCGGCATTCAATCTTGCGGTTCGGAAGTCGGTTTTTGATGATCTGGGTGGTTTCGATGAATCGCTAGCAACCTGTGAGGATTCCGATCTTAGCTATCGGCTCGCGATCCGGGGCGAACTCCGTCGCGACAATGATTTTTCTGTACGACACTTAGGTGAGTCGAAGACGATTGTCGAGTTTTTTCAGCGAGAAATGTGGCGAAGTCAAGGAAATTTCCGAAGTGCATGGAAACGCGGCACGACGGTGGGCGAATGTGTGAGTTTGTTTTTGCCACTGTCCTATACCTTGGTAGTCGCTCTTGCTGTTTTCCTACTGATGATTTCGATTGTGGTCGGTGGTTTTCGAAGTTGGGTGATCTTCGCTACGATCGGAATCGGCGTAACAATACTGCCGCTCGCCATCGCACTCGTTAAACGCAGGCGTTTCGGAAAAATCTTGCCCGCAGCCGTGCTCGTTGCTACCTATTTGCTCGCACGAGGACTAGGTCCGCTCGTGCCTTCTCGGCGGGTGCCAAGAAGCGGTCTGACCTCCTCTTAG
- the tnpB gene encoding IS66 family insertion sequence element accessory protein TnpB (TnpB, as the term is used for proteins encoded by IS66 family insertion elements, is considered an accessory protein, since TnpC, encoded by a neighboring gene, is a DDE family transposase.), translating into MIATAPTTRIFVYTAATDMRKGFCGLSGLVKEHFSIDLFSGHLFVFFNRKRDYVKILAWDNDGLSIWSKRLERGTFEKLTRCADGNFEIDSAELVMMLRGVQIEGTHRRKRYSIDSDKAV; encoded by the coding sequence GTGATCGCAACCGCACCGACCACCCGGATCTTCGTTTACACTGCCGCCACCGATATGCGAAAGGGATTTTGTGGTTTGTCTGGGTTGGTCAAAGAGCATTTCAGTATCGATCTGTTCTCCGGTCACCTGTTCGTGTTCTTCAATCGCAAGCGGGATTATGTCAAGATTCTCGCTTGGGACAACGACGGGCTATCGATCTGGTCCAAGCGACTTGAGCGCGGCACGTTTGAAAAGCTCACACGCTGTGCCGATGGAAACTTTGAGATCGATTCGGCCGAACTGGTCATGATGCTTCGCGGCGTCCAGATCGAAGGAACTCACCGGCGAAAGCGTTACTCGATCGATTCAGACAAAGCGGTTTAG
- a CDS encoding recombinase family protein, which produces MSDKIKPAHVSRKAILYVRQSSTYQVVSNTESKRLQYAMRQRLESLGWSDIEVIDEDLGQSASGSITRSGFERLVADVCMGEVGAVAARELSRFARNSREWQQLIEVCRVVDTVLVDHEQVYSPRVSNDRLLLGLKGSLNEYELDLLRQRSLEARYEKARRGELVITACGGFLKTPDQRIEKDPDKRVQQRIELVFKKFFELGSARQVMLWFIEQEIKMPKRNARGELSWKTPRNSTILNILRNPCYAGAYAFGKTEHGNRYENGKAKKSSRRKPMSEWVSLIKDHHEGYISWEDFQRIEAMVAENVRGYEAKGAVKRGPALLTGLFRCGRCGRKLTVAYSGGGKNRFVRYSCLRGNMDTGEPKCIAFGGIPVDAAVSREILRVLQPAALEASVLAKEQFSQQADAVLSALHRDLQAAQYESARAQKQFDAADPENRLVADELERRWNHALMEVDRIKQRIVEEESATPAKSDITADDFKDLASSIELIWQDEGSSERLKKRIIRTLIREIVVDLNEVAGEINLVIHWQGGIHTELSVPRRKRGKATVTAPDTIEAVRVLSRVCTDQHIAGVLNRNGLRTGRGNRFTKERITSLRNYHGISILCPEEKQKNGWMTLSEAADHLVISAKTLRIAVEAGKISACHPLPDGPWVLNRSDLATDQARVVCDQARRNRGRRAAGPNSKQQNLDFSDL; this is translated from the coding sequence ATGAGTGATAAAATCAAACCCGCGCATGTCTCGCGGAAAGCCATTCTCTACGTCCGCCAGTCATCGACCTACCAGGTCGTCAGCAATACCGAGAGCAAACGCCTTCAGTATGCGATGCGTCAGCGACTCGAGAGTCTTGGTTGGAGTGACATCGAAGTCATCGACGAGGACTTGGGCCAAAGTGCATCCGGTTCGATCACGCGAAGTGGTTTTGAACGTCTTGTCGCTGACGTGTGCATGGGCGAAGTGGGTGCGGTCGCGGCGAGAGAGTTGTCGCGATTCGCACGCAACAGTCGCGAATGGCAGCAATTGATTGAAGTCTGCCGTGTTGTCGATACCGTTCTCGTTGATCACGAGCAAGTCTATTCGCCGCGTGTCAGCAACGACCGGTTGCTGTTGGGACTCAAGGGTAGTCTCAATGAATATGAGCTCGATTTGCTGCGGCAGCGATCACTTGAAGCCCGCTATGAAAAAGCACGTCGAGGAGAACTGGTCATAACAGCCTGTGGTGGGTTTTTGAAAACGCCCGATCAACGCATCGAAAAAGATCCCGACAAGCGAGTCCAGCAACGTATTGAATTGGTGTTCAAAAAGTTCTTCGAGCTTGGCAGCGCTCGGCAGGTGATGTTGTGGTTCATCGAGCAGGAGATCAAGATGCCAAAGCGAAACGCACGCGGCGAGTTGAGCTGGAAAACGCCTCGCAATTCAACGATCCTGAACATTCTTCGCAATCCGTGTTATGCAGGTGCTTACGCCTTCGGGAAAACGGAGCATGGCAACCGATACGAGAATGGGAAAGCGAAGAAGAGTTCGCGTCGCAAACCGATGTCAGAGTGGGTCTCGCTGATCAAGGACCATCATGAAGGCTATATTAGCTGGGAGGATTTCCAACGCATCGAAGCGATGGTCGCCGAAAACGTCCGTGGCTATGAAGCCAAAGGTGCCGTCAAGCGTGGCCCGGCGTTGCTGACCGGTCTGTTTCGTTGCGGTCGCTGTGGACGAAAGCTGACCGTCGCTTACAGTGGTGGAGGTAAGAACCGCTTCGTTCGCTACTCCTGTTTGCGTGGGAATATGGATACGGGGGAACCGAAGTGCATTGCCTTCGGAGGCATTCCTGTCGATGCAGCGGTGTCGCGTGAAATTCTTCGAGTGCTTCAGCCTGCAGCATTGGAGGCATCAGTTTTGGCGAAAGAACAGTTTTCACAACAAGCCGATGCGGTGCTATCGGCGCTGCATCGCGATCTCCAGGCGGCGCAGTACGAATCCGCCCGTGCTCAAAAGCAATTCGACGCGGCTGACCCCGAGAATCGTCTGGTTGCCGATGAACTGGAACGCCGTTGGAATCATGCACTCATGGAAGTCGATCGCATCAAGCAGCGAATCGTCGAGGAGGAGTCTGCAACACCGGCGAAGTCGGACATCACGGCCGACGACTTCAAAGACTTGGCTTCAAGCATCGAGTTGATTTGGCAAGACGAAGGTTCGAGTGAACGCTTGAAGAAGCGAATCATACGTACGCTGATTCGCGAGATCGTTGTTGATTTGAATGAGGTTGCTGGCGAAATCAATTTAGTGATTCATTGGCAAGGTGGCATTCATACCGAACTATCGGTGCCACGCCGCAAACGAGGTAAGGCAACCGTTACTGCACCTGACACGATCGAGGCGGTTCGAGTGTTGTCGCGAGTCTGCACTGATCAACATATCGCTGGAGTACTCAATCGCAATGGACTACGAACCGGTCGGGGCAATCGCTTTACGAAAGAGCGGATCACATCGCTGCGCAACTATCACGGCATCTCAATTCTTTGTCCTGAAGAGAAACAGAAAAATGGCTGGATGACACTCAGCGAAGCGGCCGATCATCTGGTTATCAGTGCCAAGACCCTGCGGATCGCAGTTGAAGCAGGAAAGATATCAGCCTGCCATCCGTTGCCGGATGGTCCCTGGGTTTTGAACCGCAGCGACCTCGCGACCGACCAAGCCCGTGTCGTATGCGATCAAGCCCGCAGGAACCGTGGCCGAAGGGCCGCGGGACCAAACTCGAAACAACAAAACCTCGATTTTTCCGACCTCTAG
- a CDS encoding PEP-CTERM sorting domain-containing protein (PEP-CTERM proteins occur, often in large numbers, in the proteomes of bacteria that also encode an exosortase, a predicted intramembrane cysteine proteinase. The presence of a PEP-CTERM domain at a protein's C-terminus predicts cleavage within the sorting domain, followed by covalent anchoring to some some component of the (usually Gram-negative) cell surface. Many PEP-CTERM proteins exhibit an unusual sequence composition that includes large numbers of potential glycosylation sites. Expression of one such protein has been shown restore the ability of a bacterium to form floc, a type of biofilm.) has translation MFRTLLLSSLFVAISGVTASAGSILSIIDAADGSQLWSDNSGDSLFNQAGGATTVDIGDVLIGQFSINTIEYLDGIGTTEGVGLTSGNNEFTGSFAIQVAAKGGGPGAYTFGFAPTDAASRLAISAALPGFGAELSTWDSRSMAAFYDGGALINYTREGGTLDSSIATATDGTKLFEAGFLSQLGEGWAAFAFSDDIVSIGTGALGSIGGFFNVGVNVIPGTEVPTLKFNLVDTVFDGAAQANISGSGSLLAKGSVVTPYESFNNVDFTVDVDVVPEPASIAIFGAMGLGLIGFRRRRSA, from the coding sequence ATGTTTAGAACACTTTTGTTGAGCTCGCTTTTTGTAGCGATCTCGGGCGTGACCGCTTCGGCAGGGAGCATACTCAGCATAATCGATGCCGCTGACGGATCTCAGCTTTGGTCGGATAATAGTGGCGATAGCCTTTTCAACCAAGCAGGTGGAGCGACGACGGTTGATATTGGTGACGTCCTTATAGGGCAGTTTTCGATCAACACCATTGAGTACTTGGATGGCATTGGGACGACTGAGGGAGTTGGCTTAACATCCGGAAATAACGAGTTTACCGGCTCTTTTGCTATTCAGGTTGCTGCAAAAGGAGGAGGACCTGGTGCTTACACATTTGGATTCGCGCCTACTGATGCGGCTTCGAGACTCGCGATCTCCGCTGCCCTTCCTGGGTTTGGAGCTGAGCTTTCGACTTGGGATTCACGCTCGATGGCCGCGTTTTACGATGGCGGAGCTTTAATTAACTACACTCGCGAAGGTGGGACACTCGACTCGTCAATTGCTACTGCTACCGACGGAACGAAGCTGTTCGAGGCTGGGTTTCTAAGCCAGCTTGGTGAGGGTTGGGCGGCTTTTGCATTCTCAGACGACATCGTTTCGATCGGTACCGGTGCCCTAGGTTCAATTGGTGGATTTTTCAACGTTGGCGTTAACGTTATTCCAGGTACGGAAGTACCAACGCTGAAATTCAATTTGGTTGACACCGTTTTTGATGGTGCGGCACAAGCCAATATCAGCGGGTCTGGGTCGTTGTTGGCAAAGGGTTCCGTCGTCACACCGTACGAAAGCTTTAACAATGTCGACTTCACGGTGGATGTTGATGTTGTTCCAGAGCCAGCTTCGATAGCGATCTTTGGAGCAATGGGACTTGGTTTAATTGGGTTCCGTCGTCGTCGCAGTGCTTGA